ATTGGTATGAGGCAGTAGAGGATTGCGACATTGATGAAATGACAAACTTTAAATCTTTAGTAGAAAGTAACGAAGATGTTATAATGGCTTATTTTACTAATGGACAAACAAATGCTATTGCTGAAAACCTAAACGGTAGAATAAAAAAGTTTATAGCTTCTAATCAAGGTGTGAGAAATCGTGACTTTTTCTTCTTTAGAATTAAAAACTTTTTTTCATAGCACCTTAAAAAAAGAAATTGCCTAGGTTTTATTAGATGCTTAACTTTTTAAATAGCTTTTTTGCTGAAAATTAATTATTTATATAATTTGATTTTAATTATAAAGATAGAAATTTACATAAAAAGGTTGTTTCTGAATTAAAATAAAAATTACTTACATTTGCCGCGCTAACAAAAAATAATGAAATTAATATGACCGAAAAAATACAAAAATTACTTAGTGATTCTAAAACTGCAAGGTGGACAGCCTTGCTCGTAGTTTCTTTTACAATGTTTGCAGGATATTATCTCGCAGATGTAATGGCTCCTTTACAAGGTCTTGTTAGAAACCAACTGGGATGGAATGACACAGATTACGGATTTTTTACAAGTGCTTACGGATGGTTTAATGTTTTCCTTTTCTTTTTAATAATTGGAGGGATTATTCTTGATAAAAAAGGTATTCGTTTTACCGGACTTGGCGCTTCAATTATAATGGTTCTTGGGACAGGAATAAAGTATTGGGCTATTTCCACTCATTCGCTTGACGACATGGTGCTTTTTGGATGGAAGGCACAGGTAATGGTTGCCGCTATAGGATATGCCATATTTGGTGTAGGTGTTGAAATTGCTGGGATTACAGCCTCTAAGGTTATTGTAAAATGGTTCAAAGGAAATGAATTAGCATTGGCCATGGGCATGCAACTTTCCGTAGCCAGGCTTGGTACTGCATTAGCGCTTTCATCTTCACGACCCATTGCACTTGCTACCGGAACAGTATCTACTCCAATTCTTATATGTTTAATTATGTTGTGTATTGGTGTTCTCGCATTTTTTATGTACATGACGATGGACAGGAAACTGGATGCTAGTATAATAGCTGTTAAAGGACAAACAGAAAAATTATCCGATCCCGAAGAAGAATTTCAAATTAAGGATATTTTTAATATTATTACCAATAAAGGCTGGTGGTATATTGCAATACTTTGTGTTTTATTCTATTCATCAGTATTCCCTTTCCTAAAATATGCCACAGA
This DNA window, taken from Bacteroidales bacterium, encodes the following:
- a CDS encoding transposase; translation: WYEAVEDCDIDEMTNFKSLVESNEDVIMAYFTNGQTNAIAENLNGRIKKFIASNQGVRNRDFFFFRIKNFFS
- a CDS encoding MFS transporter codes for the protein MTEKIQKLLSDSKTARWTALLVVSFTMFAGYYLADVMAPLQGLVRNQLGWNDTDYGFFTSAYGWFNVFLFFLIIGGIILDKKGIRFTGLGASIIMVLGTGIKYWAISTHSLDDMVLFGWKAQVMVAAIGYAIFGVGVEIAGITASKVIVKWFKGNELALAMGMQLSVARLGTALALSSSRPIALATGTVSTPILICLIMLCIGVLAFFMYMTMDRKLDASIIAVKGQTEKLSDPEEEFQIKDIFNIITNKGWWYIAILCVLFYSSVFPFLKYATDIMVNKFGVNEYWAGLLPGLLPFGTIFFTPLFGGIYDKKGKGASIMIIGAFIIVCVHALFSIPFLNHWIIAVILMILLGIGFSLVPSAMWPSVPKIIPERQLGTAYSLIFWVQNWGLMGVPALIGWVVNTYCITGTKLVEGVSENTYDYTIPMLIFTGFGVLSILFGFLLKMEDKKKQYGLQLPNIKK